DNA sequence from the Lodderomyces elongisporus chromosome 5, complete sequence genome:
AAATTGAACTTGATTCAACAACCAATCAGATTTTTCGAaagcatttttttttataaactCCCACCAATGCTCGAAACTCAAAACACCTCCAATAGTGTTATCTTCTCAATTGCAGTCGACAGTCCGATGTATGTAGTAGCCTGGACCCGTTGCCATGTTTGTTGGCAACCTTTTGGTAAAATTGtaaatcattttttttaatgaacaagaggaagaaaaaaaaacataccTAACTTTACCGTGGGCGTGtttagcagcagcagtggcCAATGCTCTGGATGATCTAGCTGCATTCACTGCGGTACGTGAAGTAGCATTAAATAATCTTGGTAAAACCATCGTTGCGGTAACTTTGGTCAATTATTTCAAAGAGAAGTTAATGCTGTTGAAATCTTGATgaggaaagaaggagagtgggaagaagaaagtaaGAGTTGATTTGGTAGTAAGAGTTTTTTTCACCCAACGAGttctctcactctctctctctttttctcgcTCACTAACATACCTACGTGCAAACACAcctacatacatacatacatacaaaatactcacttatttttttactgTTTATTTGTGCGTGTCTCCAATATGAGGTATATTACATAATACATTACATAATATACCTCAGTACAAATGTTAATTTTATTGGCCTGTGGGTTAGGATGGTAGTGTGCATGTGCACAGAAAAAAGGTTGATGAATGAGAATTCTTGCTATGACAGCCAATCATTTGTGCAAGATCCTGTTGCAATTGCGCACTGTGGAATCTCCGAGAATTTCCATAAAGTATCCCATTCTCTACTACAAACTAAAGCAATGCTACCAATTGGTCTAAGGAACATTTGAGTCCCACACTTCCACACCCCATACTCAAACCAACCGATACAGGTGAGTACAATAAGTTGTTTTTGCATCCAACATCAATCTGTTAATCAAACGTGATGCTTTTActattaaaaaattgataaaaaatggaaaaagaaaaagaaaaagaaaaagaaaaaacgtAATATTTGTGActtaattgaaaaaaaaaagacatttCTAAACTCATTAAATTCGTATACTATTATATCCAACTACTTATTTTTCCAAAGACATGATTTTCAATTCAGCTTTAGTCAATAATTCTCTCATTTGCTCCGGCTGATTTTGATAAATCACAATGGAAGATTTCGGAATCGTTTTCCTCTTTGTAATGCATTCAAGACAAATCTTTCTAGAATCATTATCAAATGTGCGCTCATTCATCTTGCGCATACCAAACTTCTTTGCCCTTGCCTTTGCTTTTGCCTTTGCCCTTTTCAACTTGTTTTTGCTAAAATTGGCAGCGTgatcctttcttttctgaaATTGTTGCTCTTCAATAGTTTGCAATCTGCTCGATTTTCGTCGTTTTGGTGCAGAGTCTTGCAGATCCAGTTGCCCTTTACCGTCATTCTCAGGCTCTTGCagtccttttcttttggcgCGTTGGATAAGTTCATCGTATTCATCCATAACACATTTTGGCGTCGAGACAGAATAGTGTGATAACTCTTCCGAAGAGTTGGAGTTTGCAACAACTTTAGCTGCATCTTTGTTTCGAGACATGATATTTTCTTCCTGTGGAGAAGCATGTGGAGTGGGTAATTGGAAAGTGGAGTTAAGattggtattggtattggaattggtattggtattggtattAAAATAAAGCTTCGCCTTTAATTCgtctttttcctctccaTCACATTcatctttgttttccatctcttcttcttcgccAAGGATACAGTATTGGAACCCTAGATGTGTCTTGCACCCAAAACACAAatcctcctcctcatctGAATAATCCATAATTTTCCCACTTTGCTCCAGCTCAAACTCTCGAGCCCTATAAACCTTTGGTCTGTATTGTATATTCAAATTGAACTTGTGTATCTGCTTCAACaactcatcttgtttgtttaaaaaattgGCAAATATTTTTGTGCTTCGCTTGATCATATCTAAACTGTGATTCGCACCATCGTTAAaaatcttgttttcttcattgACAAATTGCTTTATTATATTCTCAACCAACTCGTAAAAGTTAAACACATTCTCTTTACCAATAGGTTTATAATTTGTAATAGACTGCTCTCCAAACTCAAGCCACTCGTCCATTGCAAAATTAACTGCCTCATTGAAGTTAAAGCCACAATTGAAACCAGCATGGTACACTTTGGGGTAAGTTATAACAAACTCATTGGGATTCTGGTCGGCATAAACACAAGGAATGCCATTTTCAACCAACTTCATTGGGTTCATTAATGTAGTCAACTGGTGTAAAAGATCGGGTTGTTTTTGGAACAAATCAGGTGCAGAATCTCTCATTAATGTTTCAAATTGCGTTGAATGTGACGAAGGAATTCCATACCACTTCTTTACAGCACCGAAATGACAATAATTTGCCGATAATGTATAATGGTCCTCAACGTGCCAACAAAATGTTGATAATAACGAACCAATGTATATCCATGGTACTGTCATACCAGAGATTGATGTATTGATGTAGTTTAGTAGTGATCCTTTAGCAAAAGGTAACTTGGTCAAATTGTATGGATGATTGATGTAAAAATGATTCTTGGGGTCCAGCAAATCTAGACCTGGTGTAGTTTTCATTGGAAATCCACTAATTTCGCCTGGCTTCAAGTTATGTATATCAGCACCATATTTCACTTCCAAATcgcttttttcaatatctaCAAAGGACCAAaacttgttttcaatttcatcaacGCTCATGGGCAAACCGTTATTGTAATCCTCAAAAAAGGATTTATCAAACTCTTTACAAAGGCGATAAAACTCGGGAATACTATACTTGATCTCGGGGTCTTCTTCGAATCCATATTCGCCAGTTCCTATTAAACATTTATCGCAATACCAGTTCGTGGCAGGGACTTGAGTTAGTGGCGGATTCAAACATGCCATATGAAATGCGCCATCACAGTGATCGCAAAGTAATGTTTCCTCGGGATTATCGTTATCGCCACAAATCAAACAATAGTCAGAGTCTTGTTcgtcattttcaatttctatttctgAATCACTTTCTGGTAATTCAACATCTTTATTGCAGTTCAAGTAATTTGCATAATTCTTGATTGTAGCATTATATTCCAACTCTATAGCTTTAGACTTTAGGTCAATACCAAAATGTGTATTAACTTCTTGCCAGCGCGGCTTGGTCATTTCTTGAAATCCGCCCATTTTTTCAACCAAAGCATAAAGATCATAATAGTATACCGTGTGGCCGTCAACcttaaaaaataattttaaAAGACGTTTCCTTCTCATATTGAGAAACCTATTGATGTTCTCTTTAAAGAATTTTCTTGATCTCGTGGTGATTCCTAAATCACTTATTACTTGTTGCCTAACATGGAACTTGAAATGAGGCGAGATTTGGAAACTTGGTTTCCAACTTTCAGGTGGGACAACTTTAACAAGTCCATATTTTCGGCCAAGCTCCAACGCAGCGGGGCTAGATAAGTACCCAATGGGATCCATAAACTCTGCATCGGTGGGTCGTAAAACGGGACATGGAGTCAACACGTTCTTATCAAATTTCGACATCTTGCAGCAACAAATTTTGGgtaatttttgaaaaaataaaatataccAATATTCGGATCACGTACGAGCGTCTTTGAATGTTTAGTATTTATTTGGAGGCAGGAAGTTCCTATCAAACAGAACTTCTAgccaaaaatcaaaaaaaaaaaaaaaaagaaaagatcaaatcaaatcaaaatcaaaatcaaaatcaaagaaaagtgaaagATAATTGTTAAACCACTATTACTGCAAGTAACACATGTATTCATCCCACTTACTATTCGGGAACTGAttatttgcattttttttttttgcgtgTACCTAATGTTTTCCTCAAACCACTTTTCTAcataattttatttttttgcctctccttcttttaatAAATGCAACGAAATCTAAATAAGAAGTAACAAACAATGTTAAGCTTGAGATTGCTGTTTTAAGCACTATCAGtagacaaaacaaatttatatataaaaaaaataatttcgaaaattccaaattttgtttcaaatttGCACCAAAATTTtactttaattttaattctacaagagaaaaaaaaaaacacttaTCCCAGCCAATCCAATAAGGTTGGCCAATTgtctctcttttattttctttatggTTCTTGGATATTTTAATACTATCACTCTACActtctcttctttgttctATCCTTCAGATTACAAAACAATTGTCAACTGAGATATAGAGggcaaaaaacaaaaaaaaaattgaaagaaaaatgagagaaaagaaagaaggaactCTATCATGGTCATATGATAAATTACATGCGTAGATTTCCTTATCGAGTAATATACCGATACACCTTCATTGCACTTGCAGAAGATAGGTGAGAAAAACGACAAGCATTTGTAGGAAAgggaaagcaaaaaaaaaaaaaaaaaaaaaagaagaaaaagatcaCTCGCTATCGCTTGCAGTTTTCGCGACATTTCTTTTGAACGAAGAAGCGTCAATGGAAAAGTAAATagtcaaaaacaaagaaatccaaaaaaaacaaaaatttattattaaaaAATCCCAAAACCTGAAGCTTCAAAAATATTACAGAGCACAAATCAAGATAATggatgattttttttttcagccCCGCATAACCAGATTTTCGGCAATTGATTTATTCattgtttgaaaacaacaacaacaacaaaaccaacTCTACTCCTTGTCCAACACAATGGCTTTAGAAGAATTCACACTTACAGTATTGGGTGCTGGTGTCATGGGCACTGCTGTGTCATCAGCAATCTTAAATTCGCTGGTGAAACCATACCCTAAAAAAGTTATCTTATGTACGCCTCAACCTACAGATACGCTTAAGGAAAcatttgacaaatttgacaATGTTGAATACTCTTTTACCGCTGAAGGAAACAAGAAGGCAGTTAAGGAGGCCGACATCATCTTATTGGCTGTAAAACCATTTATGTACCAACAAGTGTATGACGAAGTTAAAGATGCATTAACCGGCGATCAGCTTTTGATTTCACTCCTCGCAGGGACTACTATCAATGAGTTATCTATATTTACCAAAAATGTTGCCAAAGTCATGACCAATACACCTGCTAGGTATGGTTGTGGAACTGCAGCCATTGCATTCTCACCAGACGTGTCCCAGGAACAACAGGAGCTTGTTAAGAAATTGATTGAACCTGTAGGATTGACTGTTTGCATCCCAGAGAAAAATATGGATATAGCCACATCACTTATTGGCTCGGGTCCAGCATTTTGTCTCTTGATGATGGAGTCTATGATTGATGGTGCAGTGAGAATGGGTATGCCCTATGACGTGGCAAGGGTCTCAGCGGCAAAAGTGATGGAAGGTACCGCCAAGATGCTTTTGGAAACTGGCGACCACCCAGCTGCATTGAAGAGCAAAGTGTGTACACCAGGTGGTACCACCATCGGTGGTTTATTAAAGATGGAGGATGGTGCACTTAGAAGTACAATTGCGAGAGGTATTGAAGAGGCTGCCAACATATCAGCATCTTTTGCgaaaaaatagagattatagaagaaaaaaaggagtcAGCTTTAACATTTTGACTTTAAATCCAAAGAACATTGTTATCGTTTCTCTATTTTACTTgctttttcctcttgtcttcttcattgattttattttcttttcttttttttgtttgttttttttgttttttttttttttcaatttatcaTTCTTTCTCGAATTCATTTCAAGTGTCTATAATCAATCCTATATACAAGTATTAGATGTCTTTGCCTTGAAACATGTAAGCTCCAGTGAGTGTGGCCATCTCCTCTTTTGTTATTCCCGTCTTGTTATCGTCCAAGtacttcttcaatttcgtTCCATGAGCAATAATGTCCTTATCGGTGAGaatcttcatcatttgGGTCATTGAAGGTTTGCCATTGGCCAACAAACCTTTCTTATCAAGCAACTCCTTAAACTCCAATGTCAACTGTTTCAATTCAGGATGTTCACTAATCACTTTTTGTACTTTGAGTATCGCCTGTGcttgctcttcttgagATGGTGATTTACCAAAAAACTGCACACGAGGAGTATTTGATAAACACCTAGAGCTTCTGATGGGTGAAGAAAGTCTAAAGTTTGGTTTTATTCTAGGCGTGGCAAATCTGAACATGTTGGGTATTGCAAGTATAGTGTTTATGTAGAGCTCACTTGACTTAAAGCTACTTCTTATTATGAAAATGTATGTAACACAAGTGCTTGGTGCATTTGCCAGTGATCTAGTGTTCTACATATAAATctactatatatatattaaataGGAAATTGTACACTCCGGTACACGACCTGGAGAAATTTCAGTTCTCGCGAAGGTCgaaggaaaaaatgaaaaattgaaaattgacAACAAGCAACGTATACAAATATAAGGATATACatataaacatatatatatatatgtatatatataaatttataaaattataaattCATAAATTCAAATACACACAAATACACACGCATCCAGTCACattcacacacacacacattttCTACCGACTTACCCACCAATAATCAATCTCAAATAATGTCTGCTGAAAACCAAGAAGAATTGTTGGACTATTCCGACTCCGAGGAAATTGCAGTCCCAACCACTACTCAAGCAGGTGAGGGCGAGTCAGCCAACGACAAGGAAGCCGACAAAAAGGGTTCATACGTTGGTATCCACGCCACCGGTTTCAGAGACTTTTTATTGAAACCAGAGTTATTGAGAGCTATTGGTGACTGTGGTTTTGAGCACCCTTCAGAAGGTTCGTACATCAtcatttaaaaagaaactacAGCGTCTATGAAATCACGAACAATCTTGTCCATTttgtcctttttctttttgtttttattttcattttcattttcatttacattttcatttccaatttcattttcatttccttgttcatttcaaattttattgtttgtttttttattctttttcctatTGCTATTAAAGGAGGAGATTTCTAAAACAGATTCACCAATCGTTGGTGTTTAAATCTGCAACAAGAGACCACAAACAGTAGTTTATTTTCAACTACACgataaatctttttttcagtGTCTTACATGATTGAATCACCAACGTGAATCATCGCGGCAAGATGTGCAGAAGGTGCATTTTGATTAATGAATatgtgttttatttttttgatagTCGTGATATTATCTACAAGATAAGCACGGCTCAACTCCAATTAATCGCAATTTGAAATGTTTCATTCATCAATTATACACAGGGATCCCTCCACCTTTGTTTGAATGCATCACCATTCCCATTATTTGGACAAGAGATTGTGTTTTTCATATTCGCCCGTTTCATTATAACTGCTTTTCCCCCTTTTCCTACaatcttatttttttttcttttcttttcttttcctttcttttatttttttttttctaatttttccttcagcattatttttcaaaagagaATCATCAACTaacattttatttttattccaGTCCAACAAGTTTGTATTCCACAATCTATTTTGGGTACCGATGTCTTGTGTCAAGCAAAATCTGGTTTGGGTAAAACCGCCGTTTTTGTCTTGTCTACTTTACAGCAATTGGACCCTGTTGCAGGTGAGATCTCGACTTTGGTCATTTGTCACACCAGAGAATTGGCATATCAAATTAGAAACGAGTATGCCAGATTCTCCAAGTACATGCCAGATGTCAAGACAGAAGTCTTTTACGGTGGTACTCCAGTCAAGAGAGATATTGAGAAGTTGAAGAACAAGGACACTTGTCCAcacattgttgttgcaactCCAGGTAGATTGCATGCATTGGTTCAAGAAAAAGCCATTAGATTGAACAATGTCAAATCATTTGTTATTGATGAGTGTGACAAGGTTTTGGAGTCTCTCGACATGAGAAGAGATGTCCAGGATATTTTCCGTGCAACCCCACACCAAAAACAAGTTATGATGTTTTCAGCTACCTTGTCACAAGACATTCGTCCAGTTTGTAAGAAATTTATGCAAAACCCATTGGAGATTTACGTTGACGACGAAGCTAAATTGACTTTGCACGGTTTGCAACAATACTACATCAAgttggaagaaaaggaaaagaatagaaaattaTCCGACTTGTTAGATTCATTAGAGTTTAATCAAGTGATTATTTTTGTCAAGTCGACACAAAGAGCTAACGAGTTGAACAAATTGTTATGTGCTTGTAACTTCCCATCAATTGCCGTCCACTCAGGTTTGCCACAAGAGGAGAGAATTGAGAGATACAAGTCCTTTAAGGAGTTTAACAAGAGAATCTGTGTCTCAACCGATGTCTTTGGTAGAGGTATCGATATTGAGAGAATCAACTTGGCTATCAATTACGATTTGCCAAACGAAGCTGATCAGTACTTGCATAGAGTTGGTAGAGCTGGTAGATTCGGTACCAAAGGTTTGGGTATTTCATTTGTCTCGACCAAGGAAGATGAGGAAGTCTTGGAAAAGATTCAAAGTAGATTTGATGTCAAGATTACTGAGTTCCCAGAGGAAGGTGTCGACCCATCAACCTACATGAACACATAAGAAGTTAGTTTGTAGATGATTGTTTATACATGTGCTCGCACAAGTATACAattgttgtatttgtacTTTTATAGCTGACAACACAAAagtaaaatgaaataaaataaaataaaataaaatgaaatgtgattgttgttgttctttttaatttttacttttgatttttacttttacttttcctttattttttacttttactttatttatcttgtattttcaaaattactTTACTTCCCGCCTATAGTGAAACACAATTCGTCAATCGTTTGGTAGACAGATTGTAAATCAGCTTTGGGAATGAGAAACCATTCTATGTGCACCTTGTAGTTGTTTTGTAGTGGTGCTCTCTTTAGATTCTTATTCACTGTTAACTCGTCGTCGGGGACACATCCGCTGCAATAAACATCGCCTTTCCCGTACTTTTCGCGTAATGTACTATGAACCTTCAGTTCCACTTGttttaaattctttttgcaatGAAAGCCGTCATTTTTAAATCTTTGAAATGTATAAGGACTGGTGTCATCTCCAACAGTGTTAACATTTCCACCACTCTCTTTATCATCACGAATGGTTAGCCTCTTAAATCTTTCCCACCAATGCTCACGCACTTTCACCAAGTATTGATTCCGTGGTCCCAAATTGACTAGTTCGTGTTTGCATTTTTGCTTCCATTGTTTTATCCTGATATTCGGAAGCTGTGTGGTCATTCCAA
Encoded proteins:
- the PRO3 gene encoding delta 1-pyrroline-5-carboxylate reductase, with amino-acid sequence MALEEFTLTVLGAGVMGTAVSSAILNSSVKPYPKKVILCTPQPTDTLKETFDKFDNVEYSFTAEGNKKAVKEADIILLAVKPFMYQQVYDEVKDALTGDQLLISLLAGTTINELSIFTKNVAKVMTNTPARYGCGTAAIAFSPDVSQEQQELVKKLIEPVGLTVCIPEKNMDIATSLIGSGPAFCLLMMESMIDGAVRMGMPYDVARVSAAKVMEGTAKMLLETGDHPAALKSKVCTPGGTTIGGLLKMEDGALRSTIARGIEEAANISASFAKK
- the SUB2 gene encoding Suppressor of the cold-sensitive snRNP biogenesis mutant brr1-1 (BUSCO:EOG09262E4Q) produces the protein MSAENQEELLDYSDSEEIAVPTTTQAGEGESANDKEADKKGSYVGIHATGFRDFLLKPELLRAIGDCGFEHPSEVQQVCIPQSILGTDVLCQAKSGLGKTAVFVLSTLQQLDPVAGEISTLVICHTRELAYQIRNEYARFSKYMPDVKTEVFYGGTPVKRDIEKLKNKDTCPHIVVATPGRLHALVQEKAIRLNNVKSFVIDECDKVLESLDMRRDVQDIFRATPHQKQVMMFSATLSQDIRPVCKKFMQNPLEIYVDDEAKLTLHGLQQYYIKLEEKEKNRKLSDLLDSLEFNQVIIFVKSTQRANELNKLLCACNFPSIAVHSGLPQEERIERYKSFKEFNKRICVSTDVFGRGIDIERINLAINYDLPNEADQYLHRVGRAGRFGTKGLGISFVSTKEDEEVLEKIQSRFDVKITEFPEEGVDPSTYMNT